One segment of Ziziphus jujuba cultivar Dongzao chromosome 12, ASM3175591v1 DNA contains the following:
- the LOC107428220 gene encoding uncharacterized protein LOC107428220 isoform X6 yields MSVLFHSSPSIFFTPTCSFKPKTPSFSSSSKPPLSITATIPAARDRVIDFGKYKGRMLGTLPARYLKWVSKNLRARDFEEWAKLADHVLQDPVYQDRIEWELAQNVLNGNSSSSSSSGNLSAVAELLEISERFGWDNNDKVGWSRVNFELLGTSKGGRIPRLCKDGGKKEMGKEMGRKVEVFPEGGEKRRERRERLRVRREVGKEGKLGIVENDGGVVRNSGIGEEKEEVRYKRDNEDDKDGMVENWKNPFPGREALLKKVCANEKEFMVTTLLVQLFCLLHFRCSLTGWLLCLVMQRRSK; encoded by the exons ATGTCTGTTCTCTTCCATTCCTCTCCATCTATTTTCTTCACTCCTACATGCTCGTTCAAACCCAAAaccccttctttttcttcttcctccaaaCCACCCCTCTCTATAACAGCAACAATCCCAGCAGCTAGAGATAGAGTCATAGACTTTGGAAAATACAAGGGAAGAATGCTAGGTACCCTTCCTGCACGCTACCTCAAATGGGTCTCCAAGAATCTCAGAGCCCGTGACTTCGAAGAGTGGGCAAAGCTAGCTGACCATGTCCTCCAAGACCCTGTTTACCAAGACCGTATAGAGTGGGAATTGGCCCAAAATGTATTGAATGGtaattcatcatcttcttcttcttcaggaAACTTGAGTGCTGTTGCCGAGTTGTTGGAAATCAGTGAGAGGTTTGGTTGGGATAACAATGACAAGGTTGGATGGAGCAGAGTCAATTTTGAGCTTTTGGGTACCTCTAAAGGGGGTAGAATTCCAAGACTTTGTAAAGATGGAGGCAAAAAAGAGATGGGAAAGGAAATGGGTAGGAAAGTTGAGGTTTTTCCTGAAGGtggagagaagagaagagagagaagggaGAGATTAAGGGTGAGGAGGGAGGTGGGGAAGGAGGGGAAGTTGGGAATTGTGGAGAATGATGGGGGTGTAGTTAGAAATTCAGGGATTGGTGAGGAGAAAGAGGAGGTGAGGTATAAGAGAGACAATGAGGATGACAAAGATGGAATGGTGGAGAATTGGAAGAACCCATTTCCTGGACGTGAAGCTCTTTTGAAGAAG GTGTGTGCAAATGAAAAAGAATTCATGGTCACAACATTGTTGGTGCAGCTTTTCTGTCTGCTACATTTCAGGTGCTCTTTGACAGGATGGCTT
- the LOC107428220 gene encoding uncharacterized protein LOC107428220 isoform X7: protein MSVLFHSSPSIFFTPTCSFKPKTPSFSSSSKPPLSITATIPAARDRVIDFGKYKGRMLGTLPARYLKWVSKNLRARDFEEWAKLADHVLQDPVYQDRIEWELAQNVLNGNSSSSSSSGNLSAVAELLEISERFGWDNNDKVGWSRVNFELLGTSKGGRIPRLCKDGGKKEMGKEMGRKVEVFPEGGEKRRERRERLRVRREVGKEGKLGIVENDGGVVRNSGIGEEKEEVRYKRDNEDDKDGMVENWKNPFPGREALLKKVCANEKEFMVTTLLVQLFCLLHFRCSLTGWLLRRSK, encoded by the exons ATGTCTGTTCTCTTCCATTCCTCTCCATCTATTTTCTTCACTCCTACATGCTCGTTCAAACCCAAAaccccttctttttcttcttcctccaaaCCACCCCTCTCTATAACAGCAACAATCCCAGCAGCTAGAGATAGAGTCATAGACTTTGGAAAATACAAGGGAAGAATGCTAGGTACCCTTCCTGCACGCTACCTCAAATGGGTCTCCAAGAATCTCAGAGCCCGTGACTTCGAAGAGTGGGCAAAGCTAGCTGACCATGTCCTCCAAGACCCTGTTTACCAAGACCGTATAGAGTGGGAATTGGCCCAAAATGTATTGAATGGtaattcatcatcttcttcttcttcaggaAACTTGAGTGCTGTTGCCGAGTTGTTGGAAATCAGTGAGAGGTTTGGTTGGGATAACAATGACAAGGTTGGATGGAGCAGAGTCAATTTTGAGCTTTTGGGTACCTCTAAAGGGGGTAGAATTCCAAGACTTTGTAAAGATGGAGGCAAAAAAGAGATGGGAAAGGAAATGGGTAGGAAAGTTGAGGTTTTTCCTGAAGGtggagagaagagaagagagagaagggaGAGATTAAGGGTGAGGAGGGAGGTGGGGAAGGAGGGGAAGTTGGGAATTGTGGAGAATGATGGGGGTGTAGTTAGAAATTCAGGGATTGGTGAGGAGAAAGAGGAGGTGAGGTATAAGAGAGACAATGAGGATGACAAAGATGGAATGGTGGAGAATTGGAAGAACCCATTTCCTGGACGTGAAGCTCTTTTGAAGAAG GTGTGTGCAAATGAAAAAGAATTCATGGTCACAACATTGTTGGTGCAGCTTTTCTGTCTGCTACATTTCAGGTGCTCTTTGACAGGATGGCTT
- the LOC107428220 gene encoding uncharacterized protein LOC107428220 isoform X8 yields the protein MSVLFHSSPSIFFTPTCSFKPKTPSFSSSSKPPLSITATIPAARDRVIDFGKYKGRMLGTLPARYLKWVSKNLRARDFEEWAKLADHVLQDPVYQDRIEWELAQNVLNGNSSSSSSSGNLSAVAELLEISERFGWDNNDKVGWSRVNFELLGTSKGGRIPRLCKDGGKKEMGKEMGRKVEVFPEGGEKRRERRERLRVRREVGKEGKLGIVENDGGVVRNSGIGEEKEEVRYKRDNEDDKDGMVENWKNPFPGREALLKKVCANEKEFMVTTLLVQLFCLLHFSA from the exons ATGTCTGTTCTCTTCCATTCCTCTCCATCTATTTTCTTCACTCCTACATGCTCGTTCAAACCCAAAaccccttctttttcttcttcctccaaaCCACCCCTCTCTATAACAGCAACAATCCCAGCAGCTAGAGATAGAGTCATAGACTTTGGAAAATACAAGGGAAGAATGCTAGGTACCCTTCCTGCACGCTACCTCAAATGGGTCTCCAAGAATCTCAGAGCCCGTGACTTCGAAGAGTGGGCAAAGCTAGCTGACCATGTCCTCCAAGACCCTGTTTACCAAGACCGTATAGAGTGGGAATTGGCCCAAAATGTATTGAATGGtaattcatcatcttcttcttcttcaggaAACTTGAGTGCTGTTGCCGAGTTGTTGGAAATCAGTGAGAGGTTTGGTTGGGATAACAATGACAAGGTTGGATGGAGCAGAGTCAATTTTGAGCTTTTGGGTACCTCTAAAGGGGGTAGAATTCCAAGACTTTGTAAAGATGGAGGCAAAAAAGAGATGGGAAAGGAAATGGGTAGGAAAGTTGAGGTTTTTCCTGAAGGtggagagaagagaagagagagaagggaGAGATTAAGGGTGAGGAGGGAGGTGGGGAAGGAGGGGAAGTTGGGAATTGTGGAGAATGATGGGGGTGTAGTTAGAAATTCAGGGATTGGTGAGGAGAAAGAGGAGGTGAGGTATAAGAGAGACAATGAGGATGACAAAGATGGAATGGTGGAGAATTGGAAGAACCCATTTCCTGGACGTGAAGCTCTTTTGAAGAAG GTGTGTGCAAATGAAAAAGAATTCATGGTCACAACATTGTTGGTGCAGCTTTTCTGTCTGCTACATTTCAG
- the LOC107428220 gene encoding uncharacterized protein LOC107428220 isoform X10: protein MSVLFHSSPSIFFTPTCSFKPKTPSFSSSSKPPLSITATIPAARDRVIDFGKYKGRMLGTLPARYLKWVSKNLRARDFEEWAKLADHVLQDPVYQDRIEWELAQNVLNGNSSSSSSSGNLSAVAELLEISERFGWDNNDKVGWSRVNFELLGTSKGGRIPRLCKDGGKKEMGKEMGRKVEVFPEGGEKRRERRERLRVRREVGKEGKLGIVENDGGVVRNSGIGEEKEEVRYKRDNEDDKDGMVENWKNPFPGREALLKKIRPCKQAMFFNVQQ from the exons ATGTCTGTTCTCTTCCATTCCTCTCCATCTATTTTCTTCACTCCTACATGCTCGTTCAAACCCAAAaccccttctttttcttcttcctccaaaCCACCCCTCTCTATAACAGCAACAATCCCAGCAGCTAGAGATAGAGTCATAGACTTTGGAAAATACAAGGGAAGAATGCTAGGTACCCTTCCTGCACGCTACCTCAAATGGGTCTCCAAGAATCTCAGAGCCCGTGACTTCGAAGAGTGGGCAAAGCTAGCTGACCATGTCCTCCAAGACCCTGTTTACCAAGACCGTATAGAGTGGGAATTGGCCCAAAATGTATTGAATGGtaattcatcatcttcttcttcttcaggaAACTTGAGTGCTGTTGCCGAGTTGTTGGAAATCAGTGAGAGGTTTGGTTGGGATAACAATGACAAGGTTGGATGGAGCAGAGTCAATTTTGAGCTTTTGGGTACCTCTAAAGGGGGTAGAATTCCAAGACTTTGTAAAGATGGAGGCAAAAAAGAGATGGGAAAGGAAATGGGTAGGAAAGTTGAGGTTTTTCCTGAAGGtggagagaagagaagagagagaagggaGAGATTAAGGGTGAGGAGGGAGGTGGGGAAGGAGGGGAAGTTGGGAATTGTGGAGAATGATGGGGGTGTAGTTAGAAATTCAGGGATTGGTGAGGAGAAAGAGGAGGTGAGGTATAAGAGAGACAATGAGGATGACAAAGATGGAATGGTGGAGAATTGGAAGAACCCATTTCCTGGACGTGAAGCTCTTTTGAAGAAG ATCCGCCCCTGCAAGCAAGCCATGTTTTTCAATGTCCAACAATGA
- the LOC107428220 gene encoding uncharacterized protein LOC107428220 isoform X9: MSVLFHSSPSIFFTPTCSFKPKTPSFSSSSKPPLSITATIPAARDRVIDFGKYKGRMLGTLPARYLKWVSKNLRARDFEEWAKLADHVLQDPVYQDRIEWELAQNVLNGNSSSSSSSGNLSAVAELLEISERFGWDNNDKVGWSRVNFELLGTSKGGRIPRLCKDGGKKEMGKEMGRKVEVFPEGGEKRRERRERLRVRREVGKEGKLGIVENDGGVVRNSGIGEEKEEVRYKRDNEDDKDGMVENWKNPFPGREALLKKVLNQKRYLSAPASKPCFSMSNNE; encoded by the exons ATGTCTGTTCTCTTCCATTCCTCTCCATCTATTTTCTTCACTCCTACATGCTCGTTCAAACCCAAAaccccttctttttcttcttcctccaaaCCACCCCTCTCTATAACAGCAACAATCCCAGCAGCTAGAGATAGAGTCATAGACTTTGGAAAATACAAGGGAAGAATGCTAGGTACCCTTCCTGCACGCTACCTCAAATGGGTCTCCAAGAATCTCAGAGCCCGTGACTTCGAAGAGTGGGCAAAGCTAGCTGACCATGTCCTCCAAGACCCTGTTTACCAAGACCGTATAGAGTGGGAATTGGCCCAAAATGTATTGAATGGtaattcatcatcttcttcttcttcaggaAACTTGAGTGCTGTTGCCGAGTTGTTGGAAATCAGTGAGAGGTTTGGTTGGGATAACAATGACAAGGTTGGATGGAGCAGAGTCAATTTTGAGCTTTTGGGTACCTCTAAAGGGGGTAGAATTCCAAGACTTTGTAAAGATGGAGGCAAAAAAGAGATGGGAAAGGAAATGGGTAGGAAAGTTGAGGTTTTTCCTGAAGGtggagagaagagaagagagagaagggaGAGATTAAGGGTGAGGAGGGAGGTGGGGAAGGAGGGGAAGTTGGGAATTGTGGAGAATGATGGGGGTGTAGTTAGAAATTCAGGGATTGGTGAGGAGAAAGAGGAGGTGAGGTATAAGAGAGACAATGAGGATGACAAAGATGGAATGGTGGAGAATTGGAAGAACCCATTTCCTGGACGTGAAGCTCTTTTGAAGAAGGTGCTCAATCAAAAAAGATACTT ATCCGCCCCTGCAAGCAAGCCATGTTTTTCAATGTCCAACAATGAATAG
- the LOC107428220 gene encoding uncharacterized protein LOC107428220 isoform X5 → MSVLFHSSPSIFFTPTCSFKPKTPSFSSSSKPPLSITATIPAARDRVIDFGKYKGRMLGTLPARYLKWVSKNLRARDFEEWAKLADHVLQDPVYQDRIEWELAQNVLNGNSSSSSSSGNLSAVAELLEISERFGWDNNDKVGWSRVNFELLGTSKGGRIPRLCKDGGKKEMGKEMGRKVEVFPEGGEKRRERRERLRVRREVGKEGKLGIVENDGGVVRNSGIGEEKEEVRYKRDNEDDKDGMVENWKNPFPGREALLKKVCANEKEFMVTTLLVQLFCLLHFRCSLTGWLLVSGLPAWKEIQS, encoded by the exons ATGTCTGTTCTCTTCCATTCCTCTCCATCTATTTTCTTCACTCCTACATGCTCGTTCAAACCCAAAaccccttctttttcttcttcctccaaaCCACCCCTCTCTATAACAGCAACAATCCCAGCAGCTAGAGATAGAGTCATAGACTTTGGAAAATACAAGGGAAGAATGCTAGGTACCCTTCCTGCACGCTACCTCAAATGGGTCTCCAAGAATCTCAGAGCCCGTGACTTCGAAGAGTGGGCAAAGCTAGCTGACCATGTCCTCCAAGACCCTGTTTACCAAGACCGTATAGAGTGGGAATTGGCCCAAAATGTATTGAATGGtaattcatcatcttcttcttcttcaggaAACTTGAGTGCTGTTGCCGAGTTGTTGGAAATCAGTGAGAGGTTTGGTTGGGATAACAATGACAAGGTTGGATGGAGCAGAGTCAATTTTGAGCTTTTGGGTACCTCTAAAGGGGGTAGAATTCCAAGACTTTGTAAAGATGGAGGCAAAAAAGAGATGGGAAAGGAAATGGGTAGGAAAGTTGAGGTTTTTCCTGAAGGtggagagaagagaagagagagaagggaGAGATTAAGGGTGAGGAGGGAGGTGGGGAAGGAGGGGAAGTTGGGAATTGTGGAGAATGATGGGGGTGTAGTTAGAAATTCAGGGATTGGTGAGGAGAAAGAGGAGGTGAGGTATAAGAGAGACAATGAGGATGACAAAGATGGAATGGTGGAGAATTGGAAGAACCCATTTCCTGGACGTGAAGCTCTTTTGAAGAAG GTGTGTGCAAATGAAAAAGAATTCATGGTCACAACATTGTTGGTGCAGCTTTTCTGTCTGCTACATTTCAGGTGCTCTTTGACAGGATGGCTT
- the LOC107428220 gene encoding uncharacterized protein LOC107428220 isoform X11, with amino-acid sequence MSVLFHSSPSIFFTPTCSFKPKTPSFSSSSKPPLSITATIPAARDRVIDFGKYKGRMLGTLPARYLKWVSKNLRARDFEEWAKLADHVLQDPVYQDRIEWELAQNVLNGNSSSSSSSGNLSAVAELLEISERFGWDNNDKVGWSRVNFELLGTSKGGRIPRLCKDGGKKEMGKEMGRKVEVFPEGGEKRRERRERLRVRREVGKEGKLGIVENDGGVVRNSGIGEEKEEVRYKRDNEDDKDGMVENWKNPFPGREALLKKICSTGEIVDC; translated from the coding sequence ATGTCTGTTCTCTTCCATTCCTCTCCATCTATTTTCTTCACTCCTACATGCTCGTTCAAACCCAAAaccccttctttttcttcttcctccaaaCCACCCCTCTCTATAACAGCAACAATCCCAGCAGCTAGAGATAGAGTCATAGACTTTGGAAAATACAAGGGAAGAATGCTAGGTACCCTTCCTGCACGCTACCTCAAATGGGTCTCCAAGAATCTCAGAGCCCGTGACTTCGAAGAGTGGGCAAAGCTAGCTGACCATGTCCTCCAAGACCCTGTTTACCAAGACCGTATAGAGTGGGAATTGGCCCAAAATGTATTGAATGGtaattcatcatcttcttcttcttcaggaAACTTGAGTGCTGTTGCCGAGTTGTTGGAAATCAGTGAGAGGTTTGGTTGGGATAACAATGACAAGGTTGGATGGAGCAGAGTCAATTTTGAGCTTTTGGGTACCTCTAAAGGGGGTAGAATTCCAAGACTTTGTAAAGATGGAGGCAAAAAAGAGATGGGAAAGGAAATGGGTAGGAAAGTTGAGGTTTTTCCTGAAGGtggagagaagagaagagagagaagggaGAGATTAAGGGTGAGGAGGGAGGTGGGGAAGGAGGGGAAGTTGGGAATTGTGGAGAATGATGGGGGTGTAGTTAGAAATTCAGGGATTGGTGAGGAGAAAGAGGAGGTGAGGTATAAGAGAGACAATGAGGATGACAAAGATGGAATGGTGGAGAATTGGAAGAACCCATTTCCTGGACGTGAAGCTCTTTTGAAGAAG
- the LOC107428220 gene encoding uncharacterized protein LOC107428220 isoform X12 — translation MSVLFHSSPSIFFTPTCSFKPKTPSFSSSSKPPLSITATIPAARDRVIDFGKYKGRMLGTLPARYLKWVSKNLRARDFEEWAKLADHVLQDPVYQDRIEWELAQNVLNGNSSSSSSSGNLSAVAELLEISERFGWDNNDKVGWSRVNFELLGTSKGGRIPRLCKDGGKKEMGKEMGRKVEVFPEGGEKRRERRERLRVRREVGKEGKLGIVENDGGVVRNSGIGEEKEEVRYKRDNEDDKDGMVENWKNPFPGREALLKKCLVMQRRSK, via the coding sequence ATGTCTGTTCTCTTCCATTCCTCTCCATCTATTTTCTTCACTCCTACATGCTCGTTCAAACCCAAAaccccttctttttcttcttcctccaaaCCACCCCTCTCTATAACAGCAACAATCCCAGCAGCTAGAGATAGAGTCATAGACTTTGGAAAATACAAGGGAAGAATGCTAGGTACCCTTCCTGCACGCTACCTCAAATGGGTCTCCAAGAATCTCAGAGCCCGTGACTTCGAAGAGTGGGCAAAGCTAGCTGACCATGTCCTCCAAGACCCTGTTTACCAAGACCGTATAGAGTGGGAATTGGCCCAAAATGTATTGAATGGtaattcatcatcttcttcttcttcaggaAACTTGAGTGCTGTTGCCGAGTTGTTGGAAATCAGTGAGAGGTTTGGTTGGGATAACAATGACAAGGTTGGATGGAGCAGAGTCAATTTTGAGCTTTTGGGTACCTCTAAAGGGGGTAGAATTCCAAGACTTTGTAAAGATGGAGGCAAAAAAGAGATGGGAAAGGAAATGGGTAGGAAAGTTGAGGTTTTTCCTGAAGGtggagagaagagaagagagagaagggaGAGATTAAGGGTGAGGAGGGAGGTGGGGAAGGAGGGGAAGTTGGGAATTGTGGAGAATGATGGGGGTGTAGTTAGAAATTCAGGGATTGGTGAGGAGAAAGAGGAGGTGAGGTATAAGAGAGACAATGAGGATGACAAAGATGGAATGGTGGAGAATTGGAAGAACCCATTTCCTGGACGTGAAGCTCTTTTGAAGAAG
- the LOC107428220 gene encoding uncharacterized protein LOC107428220 isoform X13 — protein sequence MSVLFHSSPSIFFTPTCSFKPKTPSFSSSSKPPLSITATIPAARDRVIDFGKYKGRMLGTLPARYLKWVSKNLRARDFEEWAKLADHVLQDPVYQDRIEWELAQNVLNGNSSSSSSSGNLSAVAELLEISERFGWDNNDKVGWSRVNFELLGTSKGGRIPRLCKDGGKKEMGKEMGRKVEVFPEGGEKRRERRERLRVRREVGKEGKLGIVENDGGVVRNSGIGEEKEEVRYKRDNEDDKDGMVENWKNPFPGREALLKKVLNQKRYFA from the coding sequence ATGTCTGTTCTCTTCCATTCCTCTCCATCTATTTTCTTCACTCCTACATGCTCGTTCAAACCCAAAaccccttctttttcttcttcctccaaaCCACCCCTCTCTATAACAGCAACAATCCCAGCAGCTAGAGATAGAGTCATAGACTTTGGAAAATACAAGGGAAGAATGCTAGGTACCCTTCCTGCACGCTACCTCAAATGGGTCTCCAAGAATCTCAGAGCCCGTGACTTCGAAGAGTGGGCAAAGCTAGCTGACCATGTCCTCCAAGACCCTGTTTACCAAGACCGTATAGAGTGGGAATTGGCCCAAAATGTATTGAATGGtaattcatcatcttcttcttcttcaggaAACTTGAGTGCTGTTGCCGAGTTGTTGGAAATCAGTGAGAGGTTTGGTTGGGATAACAATGACAAGGTTGGATGGAGCAGAGTCAATTTTGAGCTTTTGGGTACCTCTAAAGGGGGTAGAATTCCAAGACTTTGTAAAGATGGAGGCAAAAAAGAGATGGGAAAGGAAATGGGTAGGAAAGTTGAGGTTTTTCCTGAAGGtggagagaagagaagagagagaagggaGAGATTAAGGGTGAGGAGGGAGGTGGGGAAGGAGGGGAAGTTGGGAATTGTGGAGAATGATGGGGGTGTAGTTAGAAATTCAGGGATTGGTGAGGAGAAAGAGGAGGTGAGGTATAAGAGAGACAATGAGGATGACAAAGATGGAATGGTGGAGAATTGGAAGAACCCATTTCCTGGACGTGAAGCTCTTTTGAAGAAGGTGCTCAATCAAAAAAGATACTT